A region from the Mesorhizobium sp. J8 genome encodes:
- a CDS encoding ABC transporter substrate-binding protein, with amino-acid sequence MMLEKFALRSRALLAGAALSALLVAPAFAVTPADTLVEGFAIDDIISMDPGEAFELSTAEVTGNTYDLLVRLDLSDTSKVKGDLAESWTVSDDGLTYTFKLKPGMKFASGNPITAADVAYSFERAVKLDKSPAFIINQFGITGDNVTEKAKAVDDTTFQFVVDKAYAPSFVLNCLSATVASVVDSKLVKEHVAAVTPSADYKWDNDFGNAWLKTGYAGSGPYKLREWRANEAVVLERNDNYNGEKAKLARVIYRNMKESSAQRLALEAGDIDVARNLEPNDLDAIAKNADLTSTSAPKGTVYYISLNQKNPTLAKPEVRQAFKYLVDYDALGATILKGIGEIHQSFLPKGDLGAVDDNPFKLDVAKAKELLAKAGVPDGFKVTMDVRTGQPTTGMAESIQQTLGQAGIKLEIIPGDGKQTLTKYRARNHDIYIGQWGQDYFDPNSNAQTFASNPDNSDNAKIKTLAWRNAWDIPDLTKETDAALLEKDSAKRADMYKDLQQKILDTSPFVIIHQQLEVAGLRKNLQGFKLGPSFDTNFVWAVSKQ; translated from the coding sequence ATGATGCTCGAAAAGTTTGCTCTCCGCTCTCGCGCCTTGCTTGCGGGCGCCGCGCTGTCCGCGCTGCTCGTCGCGCCCGCCTTCGCGGTCACGCCCGCCGATACGCTGGTCGAGGGCTTTGCCATCGACGACATCATCTCGATGGATCCGGGTGAAGCGTTCGAGCTGTCGACGGCCGAAGTCACCGGCAACACCTATGATCTGCTGGTCCGCCTGGACCTCAGCGACACCTCCAAGGTCAAGGGTGACCTTGCCGAGAGCTGGACCGTGTCCGACGACGGCCTGACCTATACTTTCAAGCTCAAGCCCGGGATGAAATTCGCATCCGGCAATCCGATCACCGCGGCCGATGTAGCCTATTCCTTCGAACGCGCCGTCAAGCTCGACAAGAGCCCCGCCTTCATCATCAACCAGTTCGGCATCACCGGCGACAATGTCACCGAAAAGGCCAAGGCCGTCGACGACACCACCTTCCAGTTCGTGGTCGACAAGGCCTATGCGCCGAGCTTCGTGCTGAACTGCCTGTCGGCCACCGTCGCCTCTGTCGTCGACTCGAAGCTGGTCAAGGAACATGTCGCCGCCGTCACGCCGAGCGCCGACTACAAATGGGACAACGACTTCGGCAATGCCTGGCTGAAGACTGGCTATGCCGGCTCGGGGCCGTATAAGCTGCGCGAATGGCGCGCCAACGAGGCCGTCGTGCTGGAACGCAACGACAATTACAATGGCGAGAAGGCCAAGCTCGCCCGCGTCATCTACCGCAACATGAAGGAAAGCTCGGCGCAGCGCCTGGCGCTCGAAGCCGGCGATATCGACGTTGCCCGCAACCTCGAGCCGAACGACCTCGACGCCATCGCCAAGAATGCCGATCTCACCAGCACCAGCGCGCCGAAGGGCACGGTCTACTATATCAGCCTCAACCAGAAAAACCCGACGCTTGCCAAGCCCGAGGTGCGGCAGGCGTTCAAATATCTGGTCGACTATGATGCGCTGGGCGCGACCATCCTCAAGGGCATCGGCGAAATCCACCAGTCCTTCCTGCCCAAGGGCGACCTCGGCGCCGTCGACGACAATCCCTTCAAGCTCGATGTCGCCAAGGCCAAGGAACTCCTGGCCAAGGCTGGCGTGCCGGACGGCTTCAAGGTGACGATGGACGTGCGCACGGGACAACCGACCACCGGCATGGCGGAATCGATCCAGCAGACGCTCGGCCAGGCCGGCATCAAGCTGGAGATCATCCCCGGCGATGGTAAGCAGACGCTGACCAAATACCGCGCCCGCAACCACGACATCTATATCGGCCAATGGGGCCAGGACTATTTCGATCCGAACTCCAACGCCCAGACCTTCGCCTCCAATCCCGACAATTCCGACAACGCTAAGATCAAGACGCTGGCCTGGCGCAATGCCTGGGATATTCCGGACCTGACCAAGGAGACCGACGCGGCACTCCTGGAAAAGGATTCGGCCAAGCGCGCCGACATGTACAAGGACCTGCAGCAGAAGATCCTCGACACCAGCCCCTTCGTCATCATCCACCAGCAGCTGGAAGTGGCGGGTCTGCGCAAGAACCTCCAGGGCTTCAAGCTCGGCCCGAGCTTCGACACCAACTTCGTCTGGGCGGTCTCGAAGCAGTAA
- a CDS encoding ABC transporter permease, whose translation MSLTDNQAVAGRGSARAVAILSSLGRFLVIAVTTYLGLLAVTFFIGRVIPIDPVLAVLGDRAPTAVVERTRREMGLDLPWIEQFYIYVKSALRGDFGTSVLTTNPVMSDIRRVFPATIELATLGTIIGAVIGVPLGVLAAVKRGSLIDQVARIVGLIGYSVPIFWLGLLGLVLFYAKLQWIAFPARLDVVYEYTFTPITGFYLLDAAIQGQWDVFYDAWRHIVLPAALLGYLSLAYISRMTRSFMLNELAQEYIVAARAKGLSERRIIWGHALRNAAVPMVTVIALSYANLLEGSVLTETVFSWPGIGLYITNSLQNADMNAVLGGTIAIGSVFIAINLLSDLLYKLLDPRTKTG comes from the coding sequence GTGAGCCTAACTGACAATCAGGCGGTGGCGGGGCGCGGCAGCGCCCGCGCCGTTGCCATCCTATCGTCGCTCGGTCGTTTCCTGGTCATCGCGGTGACGACCTATCTCGGTCTTCTCGCGGTGACCTTCTTCATCGGCCGCGTCATCCCGATCGATCCGGTGCTGGCCGTTCTCGGCGATCGCGCCCCGACCGCCGTCGTCGAGCGCACTCGCCGCGAGATGGGCCTCGATCTGCCCTGGATCGAGCAGTTCTACATCTACGTCAAAAGCGCGCTGAGAGGCGATTTCGGCACCTCGGTGCTGACCACCAATCCGGTCATGTCCGATATCCGCCGTGTCTTTCCGGCGACCATCGAGCTCGCGACGCTGGGCACGATCATCGGCGCCGTCATCGGCGTGCCGCTCGGCGTGCTTGCCGCCGTCAAGCGCGGCAGCCTGATCGACCAGGTCGCCCGCATCGTCGGCCTTATCGGCTATTCGGTGCCGATCTTCTGGCTGGGGCTGCTCGGGCTGGTGCTGTTCTACGCCAAACTCCAGTGGATCGCCTTCCCGGCGCGCCTCGACGTCGTCTACGAATACACCTTCACGCCGATCACCGGTTTCTATCTGCTGGACGCCGCGATCCAGGGGCAGTGGGACGTTTTCTACGATGCCTGGCGCCACATCGTGCTGCCGGCCGCGCTGCTCGGCTATCTGTCGCTCGCCTATATCAGCCGCATGACTCGCTCCTTCATGCTGAACGAGTTGGCGCAGGAATATATCGTCGCGGCGCGCGCAAAGGGGCTGTCGGAAAGGCGCATCATCTGGGGCCATGCGCTGCGCAACGCCGCCGTGCCGATGGTGACGGTGATCGCGCTTTCCTACGCCAACCTGCTCGAAGGCTCGGTGCTGACCGAGACCGTCTTCTCCTGGCCGGGCATCGGCCTCTATATCACCAACTCGTTGCAGAACGCCGACATGAACGCCGTGCTCGGCGGCACCATCGCCATCGGCTCGGTCTTCATCGCCATCAACCTTCTGTCCGATCTCCTTTACAAGCTGCTCGATCCGAGGACGAAGACAGGATGA
- the nikC gene encoding nickel transporter permease: MSAETIQSRRAWLLSDRPASRLQARLGRAYVAWRRFSANRLALIGMLIIIALLVVAAFADVLAPYSPTVGDLKNARLLPPGAAHWFGTDDLGRDIYSRIVYGARWTLYVVILVAIIAAPIGLLVGAIAGYAGGWTDTVLMRITDIFLAFPKLVLALAFVAALGPGIENAVLAIAITSWPPYARIARAETLTVRNSDYIKAVQLMGASPFRIVLRHIMPLCISSLIIRVTLDMAGIILTAAGLGFLGLGAQPPLPEWGAMIASGRRFILDQWWVAAAPGAAILIVSLGFNLLGDGLRDALDPRSGDQ; encoded by the coding sequence ATGAGCGCTGAAACGATCCAGTCCAGGCGCGCGTGGCTGCTCAGCGATCGGCCGGCGTCGCGCCTGCAGGCAAGGCTCGGCCGCGCCTATGTCGCCTGGCGCCGCTTCTCCGCCAATCGGCTGGCGCTGATCGGCATGCTGATCATCATCGCGCTGCTGGTGGTTGCCGCTTTTGCCGATGTGCTGGCGCCCTATTCGCCGACCGTCGGCGATCTGAAAAACGCCCGCCTGCTGCCGCCGGGTGCGGCGCACTGGTTCGGCACCGACGACCTCGGCCGCGACATCTATTCGCGCATCGTCTATGGCGCGCGCTGGACGCTTTACGTGGTGATCCTCGTCGCCATCATCGCCGCGCCCATCGGCCTGCTGGTCGGCGCCATCGCCGGTTATGCCGGCGGCTGGACCGACACGGTCCTGATGCGCATTACCGACATCTTTCTCGCCTTCCCGAAGCTGGTGCTGGCGCTCGCCTTCGTCGCGGCGCTCGGCCCCGGCATCGAGAACGCAGTGCTGGCGATCGCCATCACCTCTTGGCCGCCTTACGCGCGCATTGCCCGCGCGGAGACACTGACGGTGCGCAATTCCGACTACATCAAGGCCGTGCAACTGATGGGCGCATCGCCCTTCCGCATAGTGCTGCGCCACATCATGCCGCTTTGCATCTCCTCGCTGATCATCCGCGTGACGCTCGACATGGCCGGCATCATCCTCACCGCCGCCGGCCTCGGCTTCCTCGGCCTCGGCGCGCAGCCGCCGCTGCCGGAATGGGGCGCGATGATCGCGTCCGGCCGCCGCTTCATCCTCGACCAGTGGTGGGTTGCCGCGGCCCCCGGGGCCGCCATCCTCATCGTAAGCCTCGGCTTCAACCTGCTTGGGGACGGCCTGCGCGACGCGCTCGACCCCCGGAGTGGCGATCAATGA
- a CDS encoding ABC transporter ATP-binding protein, with protein sequence MSDTLLEVDDLRVTFPTRTGLVQAVRGVSFSLGRERLGIVGESGSGKSQTGRAIMGLTPPQAEVSAKKLTFDGIDLLSISPRERRALRGNRIAMILQDPKYSLDPVMTIGRQIVETLRTHEKVSKAEARERALAMLQAVQLRDPARVFDLYPHEVSGGMGQRAMIAMMLVTGPELMIADEPTSALDVTVQLDVLKILDKLVAERGMGLIFISHDLRLVSSFCDRVVVMYAGKVVEQIKASELRDAQHPYTRGLLNCMPRIGFERHPLPVLDRKPEWAA encoded by the coding sequence ATGAGCGACACGCTCCTCGAAGTCGACGACCTGCGCGTCACCTTCCCGACCCGCACCGGCCTCGTGCAGGCCGTACGCGGTGTTTCCTTCTCGCTTGGCCGCGAGCGGTTGGGCATCGTCGGCGAGAGCGGCTCCGGCAAATCGCAGACCGGCCGCGCCATCATGGGGCTGACCCCGCCGCAGGCCGAGGTGTCGGCGAAGAAGCTTACCTTCGACGGCATCGATCTTTTGTCCATATCGCCGCGCGAGCGCCGGGCGCTGCGGGGAAACCGCATCGCCATGATCCTGCAGGATCCGAAATATTCGCTCGACCCGGTGATGACCATCGGCCGCCAGATCGTCGAAACGCTGCGCACGCACGAGAAGGTCTCCAAGGCCGAGGCGCGCGAGCGCGCTCTCGCCATGCTGCAGGCCGTGCAACTCCGCGACCCGGCGCGCGTCTTCGACCTTTACCCGCACGAGGTCTCGGGCGGCATGGGCCAGCGCGCCATGATCGCCATGATGCTGGTCACCGGACCCGAACTGATGATCGCCGACGAGCCGACCTCGGCGCTCGACGTCACCGTGCAGCTCGACGTGCTCAAGATCCTCGACAAGCTCGTCGCCGAGCGCGGCATGGGGCTGATCTTCATCTCGCACGATCTGCGCCTCGTGTCCTCCTTCTGCGACCGGGTCGTCGTCATGTATGCCGGCAAGGTGGTCGAGCAGATCAAGGCTTCCGAACTGCGCGATGCGCAACACCCCTACACGCGCGGCCTGCTCAATTGCATGCCGAGGATCGGCTTCGAGCGCCATCCGCTGCCGGTGCTCGACCGCAAGCCGGAGTGGGCGGCATGA
- a CDS encoding ABC transporter ATP-binding protein, with translation MTASITVEGLEVVFDRFRALKGVSLEVREGESYGLVGESGSGKSTLLRAITGLAPVASGTITVNGKRLGKTRDKAFYRDVQMVFQDPYGSLHPRQTVDRLLQEPLAIHGIADGEKRIERALDEVGLGKGFRFRYAHQLSGGQRQRVAIARALILEPSILLLDEPTSALDASVQAEVLNLLEEVRRRRKLTFLMVSHDLAIITHMCERLMVMRNGEAVETLTASQLIGHRVSEDYTRNLLRASEGFVRTA, from the coding sequence ATGACGGCTTCCATCACCGTCGAAGGGCTGGAGGTGGTCTTCGACCGGTTTCGCGCCCTGAAGGGCGTCAGCCTCGAAGTGCGGGAAGGGGAATCCTATGGCCTCGTCGGGGAGAGCGGTTCCGGCAAGTCGACGCTGCTGAGGGCCATCACTGGCCTTGCGCCTGTCGCGTCGGGCACCATCACCGTCAACGGCAAGAGGCTCGGCAAAACCCGCGACAAGGCCTTCTACCGCGACGTGCAGATGGTGTTCCAGGATCCGTACGGTTCGCTGCATCCGCGCCAGACCGTCGACCGCCTGCTGCAGGAGCCGCTGGCGATCCATGGCATTGCCGATGGCGAGAAGCGCATCGAACGCGCGCTGGACGAGGTCGGCCTCGGCAAGGGCTTCCGCTTCCGCTATGCGCACCAGCTCTCCGGCGGCCAGCGCCAGCGCGTGGCGATTGCCCGCGCGCTGATCCTCGAACCCTCGATCCTTCTGCTCGACGAGCCGACCTCGGCGCTCGATGCCTCGGTTCAGGCGGAGGTGCTGAACCTGCTGGAAGAGGTCCGCCGCCGCCGCAAGCTCACCTTCCTGATGGTCAGCCACGACCTCGCCATCATCACCCACATGTGCGAGCGGCTGATGGTGATGCGGAACGGCGAGGCGGTGGAAACGCTGACCGCGAGCCAATTGATCGGCCATCGCGTCAGCGAGGACTATACGCGCAACCTGCTCAGGGCGAGCGAGGGGTTTGTGCGAACGGCGTGA
- a CDS encoding IS630 family transposase (programmed frameshift) — translation MVRPLSDDLRERVVAAVLSGESRRSAAKRFGIANSTAVKLLQRHQATGSVAPGKMGGHRKRVLEPHRAFIVERINQTSDLSLHRLKDELAARGVKVSHNAVWQFLRREGLSFKKTLFALEQARADIARRRQRWRSWQAGLDPQCLVFIDETWIKTNMAPLRGWGPKGKRLRGLAPHGHWRTLTFLGALRCDRLAAPCVFDGPINGQCFRAYVEQQLITVLKPGDIVIMDNLGSHKSAAIRQMIKAAGARLWYLPPYSPDLNPIEQAFAKIKHWMRQAQKRTVEDTWRHIGHLVEAIEAAECKNYFENAGYASVKT, via the exons ATGGTTCGACCTCTTTCCGATGATTTACGCGAGCGGGTTGTTGCGGCGGTTTTGAGTGGCGAGAGCCGCCGGTCGGCCGCCAAGCGGTTCGGTATCGCAAATTCGACAGCCGTGAAATTGTTGCAGCGTCATCAGGCAACCGGCTCGGTGGCGCCGGGCAAGATGGGTGGCCACCGTAAGCGGGTTCTGGAACCGCATCGAGCCTTCATCGTGGAGCGGATCAACCAGACCTCTGATCTGTCGCTACATCGGCTGAAGGACGAGTTGGCCGCGCGCGGGGTCAAGGTCTCGCACAATGCGGTGTGGCAGTTCCTGCGCCGCGAAGGGCTAAGCTTC AAAAAAACGCTGTTCGCCCTTGAGCAGGCACGTGCCGATATTGCCCGTCGGCGCCAGCGATGGCGATCCTGGCAGGCCGGCCTCGATCCCCAATGCCTGGTCTTCATCGATGAGACCTGGATCAAGACCAACATGGCTCCCCTGCGCGGCTGGGGGCCGAAGGGCAAGCGGCTGCGCGGCCTGGCTCCACATGGTCATTGGCGCACGCTGACTTTCCTCGGCGCGCTGCGCTGTGATCGGCTCGCGGCACCTTGCGTCTTCGACGGACCGATCAACGGTCAATGCTTCCGCGCCTATGTCGAGCAGCAGCTCATCACCGTGCTGAAGCCCGGCGACATCGTCATCATGGACAACCTGGGCAGCCATAAGTCGGCGGCCATCAGGCAGATGATCAAAGCCGCTGGCGCCAGGCTCTGGTACCTGCCGCCCTACTCACCGGACCTCAATCCGATCGAGCAGGCCTTCGCCAAGATCAAGCACTGGATGCGCCAGGCGCAGAAACGCACCGTCGAGGACACTTGGCGACACATCGGCCACCTCGTCGAAGCCATCGAGGCAGCCGAATGCAAGAACTACTTCGAAAACGCCGGATACGCTTCCGTCAAAACATGA
- a CDS encoding efflux RND transporter permease subunit: MKGFNLSDWALGHRSMVWYFMLVFVVAGIFSYLNLGREEDPAFTIKTMIIQANWPGASVKETVQQVTDRIEKKLEELDSLDFTRSVTTAGQTVIFVNLKDTTKARDVVPNWLQVRNMVNDIKAQFPQGVQGPFFNDRFGDVYGNIYAFTADGLTPRQLRDYVEDVRTKILTVPNAGKVDLVGAQDEAIYLEFSTRQIAALGLNQQAIVASLQAQNAITPSGVIQSGPERISVRVGGQFTSEESLRAINLRVNDRFFRLSDVATIRRGYTDPPTAPFRFNGQDAIGLAIGMKPNANLLKFGEALHEEMQKVLADLPVGVGVHLVADQPVIVEEAVSGFTRALFEAVAIVLAVSFISLGLRAGFVVALSIPLVLAITFTVMEYLGISLQRISLGALIIALGLLVDDAMIAVEMMVARLEVGDNLRKAATYVYTSTAFPMLTGTLVTVAGFIPIGLNSSAAGEYTFTLFVVIAVSLLVSWIVAVLFAPLLGVTILPATMKEKHHDQPGRFTSLFRRVLVFSVRRHWLTIIVTVLLFAASVAGFGLVQQQFFPPSDRPELIVDWNLPQNSSITETRDQMERFEQRALVGNPDIDHFSSYIGQGAVRFVLAYDVQPANPYFGQTVIVTKSIEARNRVKPALEKLLREEFVGTDAFVKLLELGPPVGRPVQYRVGGPDIQTVRELAQQFAGVISANPKLAAPTFDWNEPQRVLRVDVLQDKARQLGITSSDIASALNSTVGGSTITQVRDATYLINVVARSREAERGSIETLQNMQLPTGNGESIPLAAVANFRYDLEQPTVWRRDRIPTITVRAGLVGDVLPATVVNELKPSVDAFIAKLPPGYSVETAGSVEESAKSQGPIAAVVPLMLFIMATILMVQLQSFQRLFLVVAVAPLGLIGVVAALVPSGAPLGFVAILGVLALIGILIRNSVILIVQIEDLVAEGKDRWAAVIEATEHRMRPIALTAAAASLALIPIAREVFWGPMAYAMMGGIIAGTAITLLFLPALYVTWFRIKEPKAGQKSPVLDASEPLQSST; this comes from the coding sequence ATGAAGGGCTTCAACCTCTCCGACTGGGCGCTCGGCCACCGTTCGATGGTCTGGTATTTCATGCTGGTCTTCGTGGTGGCCGGCATCTTCTCCTATCTCAATCTCGGCCGCGAGGAAGATCCCGCCTTCACCATCAAGACCATGATCATCCAGGCCAACTGGCCCGGCGCGTCGGTCAAGGAGACGGTGCAGCAGGTCACCGACCGCATCGAGAAAAAGCTCGAGGAACTGGACAGCCTCGACTTCACCCGGTCCGTCACCACCGCCGGCCAGACCGTGATCTTCGTCAACCTGAAGGACACCACCAAGGCGCGCGACGTCGTGCCGAACTGGCTTCAGGTGCGCAATATGGTCAACGACATCAAGGCCCAGTTCCCGCAAGGCGTGCAGGGGCCGTTCTTCAACGACCGCTTCGGCGATGTCTATGGCAACATCTACGCCTTCACCGCCGACGGGCTGACGCCGCGCCAATTGCGCGATTATGTCGAGGATGTGCGGACCAAGATCCTGACCGTGCCGAATGCCGGCAAGGTCGATCTGGTCGGCGCGCAGGACGAGGCGATCTATCTCGAATTCTCGACGCGACAGATCGCGGCGCTCGGCCTCAACCAGCAGGCGATCGTCGCCAGCCTGCAGGCGCAGAACGCCATCACGCCGTCGGGCGTCATCCAGTCCGGTCCGGAGCGCATCAGCGTGCGCGTCGGCGGCCAGTTCACCTCCGAGGAAAGCCTGCGCGCCATCAACCTGCGCGTCAACGATCGCTTCTTCCGGCTGAGCGACGTGGCGACGATCCGGCGCGGCTATACCGATCCGCCGACGGCGCCGTTCCGCTTCAACGGCCAGGACGCGATCGGCCTGGCCATCGGCATGAAGCCCAATGCCAATCTGCTCAAATTCGGCGAGGCGCTGCATGAGGAGATGCAGAAGGTGCTGGCCGATCTGCCGGTCGGCGTCGGCGTCCATCTGGTTGCCGATCAGCCGGTCATCGTCGAGGAAGCTGTCTCGGGCTTCACGCGGGCGCTCTTCGAGGCGGTCGCGATCGTGCTCGCCGTCTCCTTCATCAGCCTCGGCCTGCGTGCCGGCTTCGTCGTGGCGCTGTCGATACCCCTGGTGCTCGCAATCACCTTCACCGTCATGGAATATCTAGGGATATCGCTGCAGCGCATTTCGCTCGGCGCGCTGATCATCGCGCTCGGGCTGCTGGTCGACGACGCGATGATCGCGGTCGAGATGATGGTGGCGCGGCTGGAGGTCGGCGACAATCTGCGCAAGGCGGCGACCTATGTTTACACCTCGACCGCCTTCCCGATGCTGACGGGAACGCTGGTGACGGTCGCCGGCTTCATCCCGATCGGCCTCAACTCGAGCGCGGCCGGCGAATACACTTTCACGCTGTTCGTCGTCATCGCGGTGTCGCTGCTGGTGTCATGGATCGTGGCGGTGCTGTTCGCGCCGCTGCTCGGGGTCACCATCCTGCCGGCGACGATGAAGGAAAAGCACCACGACCAGCCCGGACGTTTCACCTCGCTGTTCCGGCGCGTGCTCGTGTTCTCTGTGCGCCGTCATTGGCTGACCATCATCGTGACGGTGCTTCTGTTCGCCGCCTCGGTCGCCGGTTTCGGCCTCGTCCAGCAGCAATTCTTCCCGCCCTCGGACCGGCCGGAGCTCATCGTCGACTGGAACCTGCCGCAGAATTCCTCGATCACCGAGACGCGCGACCAGATGGAGCGTTTCGAGCAACGCGCGCTCGTCGGCAATCCCGACATCGACCATTTCTCCTCCTATATCGGCCAGGGCGCCGTGCGCTTCGTGCTCGCCTATGACGTGCAGCCGGCCAATCCCTATTTCGGCCAGACGGTCATCGTCACCAAGAGCATCGAGGCGCGCAACCGGGTGAAGCCGGCGCTGGAGAAGCTGCTGCGCGAGGAGTTCGTCGGCACCGACGCCTTCGTCAAATTGCTGGAGCTGGGTCCGCCGGTGGGCAGGCCGGTGCAGTACCGCGTCGGCGGTCCAGACATCCAGACGGTGCGGGAACTGGCGCAGCAATTCGCCGGCGTGATCTCGGCCAATCCGAAGCTGGCGGCACCGACCTTCGACTGGAACGAGCCGCAGCGCGTGCTGAGGGTCGACGTGCTGCAGGACAAGGCGCGCCAGCTCGGCATCACCTCGTCCGACATCGCCAGCGCCCTGAACAGCACAGTGGGCGGCTCGACGATCACCCAAGTGCGCGACGCGACCTATCTCATCAATGTCGTGGCGCGGTCGCGCGAAGCCGAGCGCGGGTCGATCGAGACGCTGCAGAACATGCAGCTGCCGACCGGAAACGGCGAGTCGATCCCGCTCGCGGCGGTTGCCAACTTCCGCTACGACCTCGAACAGCCGACGGTCTGGCGGCGCGACCGCATCCCGACCATCACCGTGCGGGCCGGCCTGGTCGGCGACGTGCTGCCTGCCACCGTCGTCAACGAGCTGAAGCCTTCGGTCGACGCCTTCATCGCCAAGCTGCCGCCCGGCTATTCGGTCGAGACGGCGGGCTCCGTCGAGGAAAGCGCCAAGAGCCAGGGCCCCATCGCGGCCGTGGTGCCGTTGATGCTGTTCATCATGGCGACCATCCTGATGGTGCAGTTGCAGAGCTTCCAGCGCCTGTTCCTCGTGGTAGCGGTGGCGCCGCTCGGCCTGATCGGCGTGGTGGCGGCGCTGGTGCCCAGCGGCGCGCCGCTCGGCTTCGTCGCCATCCTCGGCGTGCTGGCGCTGATCGGCATCCTGATCCGCAACTCGGTCATCCTGATCGTGCAGATCGAGGACCTCGTCGCCGAAGGCAAAGACCGTTGGGCGGCCGTGATCGAAGCGACCGAGCACCGCATGCGGCCGATCGCGCTGACCGCCGCCGCCGCCAGCCTGGCGCTGATCCCGATCGCCCGCGAGGTGTTCTGGGGACCGATGGCCTACGCGATGATGGGCGGCATCATCGCCGGCACGGCGATCACGCTGCTCTTCCTGCCGGCGCTTTACGTGACGTGGTTCCGGATCAAGGAGCCGAAGGCAGGACAGAAGTCCCCTGTTTTGGATGCCAGCGAACCGTTACAAAGCTCAACTTAG
- a CDS encoding efflux RND transporter periplasmic adaptor subunit, translating to MNRLPRIAPLLVLAALAACSRSEEKPPEVIRPVLSVVVEPKTVETFGFAGSIEPQYSADLAFRLLGRVVSRDVKVGDLVTKGTTIAALDPTALELAVQASKADLSNAQAQFINAAASEDRQRQLLASANTSQATFDAAKQARQAAEAAVERANAALAKSQEQLGYARLFSDFDGVVTAVGAEVGQTVSAGQTVVTVARTDPREAVVDIPDQLTGDLTVGMPFEIVLQSLPTIKTDAKLREVAPQSEGATRTRRVRLTLVNPPSSFRLGSTITATRMTKVNPTIELPISALLEKDGSDKVWVVDPQSSSVSAREIKVASKSGGSFTVAEGLEARMRVVTAGVHSLSEGQKVKVPEGGV from the coding sequence ATGAACCGGTTGCCGCGCATCGCTCCCCTGCTCGTCCTTGCGGCGCTTGCCGCCTGCTCGCGCTCGGAAGAGAAGCCGCCGGAGGTGATCCGGCCGGTCCTGTCGGTGGTGGTCGAACCGAAGACCGTCGAGACCTTCGGCTTCGCCGGCTCGATCGAGCCGCAATACAGCGCCGATCTTGCCTTCCGTCTGCTCGGCCGCGTCGTCTCGCGCGACGTGAAGGTCGGCGACCTCGTCACCAAAGGCACGACGATCGCGGCGCTCGATCCGACGGCGCTGGAGCTTGCCGTCCAGGCCTCGAAAGCGGATCTGTCGAACGCGCAGGCGCAATTCATCAACGCCGCCGCCAGCGAGGATCGCCAGCGCCAGCTGCTTGCCTCGGCCAATACCTCGCAAGCCACATTCGATGCTGCGAAACAGGCGCGGCAGGCGGCGGAAGCCGCCGTGGAGCGGGCGAATGCCGCCTTGGCCAAGTCGCAGGAACAGCTCGGCTATGCCCGGCTGTTCTCCGATTTCGACGGGGTCGTCACAGCGGTCGGCGCCGAAGTCGGCCAGACGGTTTCGGCCGGACAGACCGTCGTCACCGTGGCGCGCACCGACCCGCGCGAGGCGGTGGTCGACATCCCCGACCAGTTGACCGGCGACCTCACCGTCGGCATGCCGTTCGAGATCGTCCTGCAATCGCTGCCGACCATCAAGACCGACGCAAAGCTGCGCGAGGTCGCGCCGCAGTCGGAAGGCGCCACCCGCACCCGCCGCGTGCGGCTGACACTGGTCAATCCGCCGTCGTCGTTCCGGCTGGGCTCGACGATCACGGCGACGCGCATGACCAAGGTGAACCCGACGATCGAACTGCCGATATCGGCTTTGCTGGAAAAGGACGGCTCCGACAAAGTCTGGGTCGTCGATCCGCAATCCTCCAGCGTGAGCGCGCGCGAGATCAAGGTCGCGTCGAAGAGCGGCGGCAGCTTCACGGTGGCGGAGGGACTTGAGGCCCGCATGCGCGTCGTCACCGCCGGCGTCCACAGTCTGAGCGAAGGCCAGAAGGTCAAAGTGCCGGAGGGCGGGGTCTGA